The DNA segment ATTGTTTATCAGCTGATGTATCCCCTGTTATTTTTATCGGGATTGGCATTTATGTTTTCAACCTTAATTAAAAATGCAAATTCAACTGCGGCAATCATGGTGATCATTGGCCTAACCTTTCTTATTTTGGCCGAACCGCTACAATACAGTAAGTGGAACATCTTTCTGAATCCGTATAATGCTCCATCGGAAATGAGCCAAACCATTTGGCAAAATGTAATTCGTGAAAACAGGATTTTTTTACTGGTAGGCACAATTATTTCGATATTGTGGAGTCTAACCAACTTACAGAGAAGAGAGCGCTTTGTATAGATTAGAATGATAGTTTGTTATGTAAATTTTACGATCTGATATTCTACAATATAAGTTCTGTCGATTTTCCTTCTGGTCTATTGCCAATCTTCTTTTTTATCTATAAGTTTACATCATCATGATAAAAAGAATATTAAAAAAATTCAGGGAAAATAGCAGCACCATTCTCATTCTGTTCATATTGCTGTCCATTTTGTTTAGAGTAATTGGGTTTTCTATTGTTTCAGGGATATTTTTATGGGCATTTTATACACTTCTAGCACTTGTTTTTATAGGCTTTTTTATTCAGGCAAATATCCAAAAAATCGACATTCCTGCCAAGGCAATGATTATATTCATTCCTTTTTTACCTGTATTTGGGTTTATGGATGCCTTTTTAATGAAAGCAATCATGAGCCTTTGCATCATTGTTATATATTTGATCGCTAGCGATCGGATTTTATGGCTCAATAAGAAAAACTGGCAGTATTCATTTTTGATTATTTTTTTATACATCATATCCATTGTATTTTCTTTTTTTTCAATCAAATATTCGGGCAATACCAATCTGAAAATAATAGACGAATCAGCCTCTCCGAATGAAATCCACAAGCTGGTAACCAAGCGTGAAGTTGCAGGCTCTGCAGTTGGAAACACCATGGTTTATCTTGAAAAAAATTACTTCGGCCTGTTTAAAAAAAGCGAATTAAAACAAATCAGCTCCTGGACTGGCATCCCGATTCTGCAATGGATCAATGACAATGAATACAAAATTGATCATAAAACTTTTAAGTTAAAATAATGCTTTACTGAGATGAATAACGCAAATATTCCTTTTCAAAATATTGAATGGGGCAAAGTTCCAAAAACAGAACATCAGTGCGAAACCGGAGTTGCTTATTGGCAAACGGTTCAATTTGCGGGTTTAAGAGTTAGGTTGGTTGAATATTCAAAAAATTATATGGCCGATCATTGGTGCCAAAAAGGCCATATCGTTCATTGCCTGAAAGGTGTCGTTACCACGGAGTTTGAAGATGGTGGTAACAGGGCTCTCACAACCGGAATGACCTATGTGGTTAGCGATGAACTCAGTTCACATCGTTCGGTTACCAAAGAAGGTGCTTTGCTTTTAATTATCGACGGAGATTTTTTAAAATTGAATAAATGATTTCTATCACTTTCCACAGCTTAACTATTGGGACTTAACCGTAAATAGTGAAATATTGAAATAGTGAAATAGTGAAATAAGGAAATATTGAAATAATGAAACTTTTGAGCTCCTGAACTTTTAACCCTTTCATTCAAGTTTCAGGTTTCAAGTTTCTAGTTTCAGGTTTCAAAATGCAAGTAGAGAATCAACATTTTACATTTTACATTTTACATTTTACATTTTAGATTCTTTTTTCTTCATTTAGCATTCAACAATTATCATTTATCACTCATAACTCATAACTAAAAAAATCATATCGATTTTTTTTCTATCTTTATTTCTTGAAAATCTTTCCGCTCCGGAGATGGCATTTGTTGATTAAAGATTTTCGCTTCCCAATCTTTGA comes from the Bacteroidota bacterium genome and includes:
- a CDS encoding DHCW motif cupin fold protein, translating into MNNANIPFQNIEWGKVPKTEHQCETGVAYWQTVQFAGLRVRLVEYSKNYMADHWCQKGHIVHCLKGVVTTEFEDGGNRALTTGMTYVVSDELSSHRSVTKEGALLLIIDGDFLKLNK